The genomic DNA TAACTTTGCCGACTTCAAAAAGGACCACGACAGAGCCTATCCTTACTTCGCACCTAAATATTTTTATACCCAAGGAAGAAGTTATTTCGTTAATTTACAATTTAGATTTTAATTATAATACTTAGCTTAAAATGAAAACAACCGTATATTTAAAAGTTTCTTTATTGGCATTAGCCAGCTTAGGGAGCCTTACCTCTTGTGTAAAGGATGATGAATTTGACATCCCTAAAATAGAGTGCCAGAACCAGTTTACCGCTGCCAATAGTAGCATCAAGGAGGTTAAAGATTTATCGCCAACCCCTCAGCCGCCTACCTATGTGAGCAATTACAAAATCACCGATGATTTAATTTTTGATGGTTATGTGATTTCCAGCGATGAGGAGGGCAACTTCTATAAGCAACTGACCATTCAAGACGATCCTGAAAACCCTACTGCGGGAATTCAAATCGCGATTAACAAAGCGAGCCTCTACACCGATTATCCTGTGGGAGCGCATGTTCGCATCAAGGCGAAAGGGCTTTCTGTAGGGGAAGACCGCGGCGTGGTTAAATTAGGCTACGAGAAACCAACAGGGCAAATCCAAGAGTCTAAAATGTCCGAATTTATTTCTGGCGTATGTGGCGGTAATACTTTGGATATTAAAACCATTAAACCAAAAGTAGTCAACTCTATAGATGAGGCAACCACAGATGAAAACATCAACACTTTGGTAACGATTAAAAATGTACAATTTGCGGATGCAGATGGCACACTCACCTATGCCGATGTGGTGAACAACATTACAACAGACAGAACTTTAATCGACAAAAACGGAAACCAAGCCGTATTGAGAAACAGCGGCTATGCTAAATTTGCAGGTAAAGTAATGCCAAAAGAAAGCGGCGAAATTACTGCCGTGGTGACTAAATATACCTCAGGGAAAAATGTTACTTGGCAACTCTACATCCGTGATTTAGATGATGTAAAATTTGACCAACCGAGATTTGTAGACGGCTCTAAAATCTATGGTGGTGGCGCTTTGGAATACAAAACTTCTTTCACAGAAAATTTTGAGCAACTATCCAACAAAGGTCCTAAATATTACGATATTGATGATGATAGATTCCTCAACTACGCCGAATCTGGCAACAGATATTGGGGACAAGGTTATTATAGTAAAGAAAACAACAGATACCTAAAAGCTCAAGCCTTTGGCTACAATGGCGAAGGAAAAGTTAAAATCAGCTTTATGATCCCTGCAGAGTTTACAGGATCTTCTAAACTTTCTTTCCAAACACAAAATGGCTACTACAAAGGCGATGTGCTTAAAGTGTATTACACCACAAAATATGTTCCTGGCTCAGAGCTTAACACTGATGATTTGGTAGACATTACTTCAAAATTCACCATTTCTCAGGGAAGTATCAATGGCTATCCTAACATTTGGACCGATAGCGGCGAAGTGGTGATTCCTGCCACTGGTAAAGGTTTCATCATCTTCCAATATGTGGGTGACAAAGAAATTACCACCACTATGCAAGTGGATAATGTAACTTTAAAATAAGAAACGAACTTATCGTTTAAAAATTCCCCCAGCCTCTACGAGGCTGGGGGAATTTTTTATATCAACATCTCATCAACTCAAAAAAATATTAAAGACACCCTTCGAAATATGATTTATATCACAAAGTAACATTTTTTAAGTTGAGATATTGCCCAAACCATTTTGAGTTTTTATTTTTACAAAGTCTAAATAAAATTTATAAAAATATGAACAAAGTATTATTTTCTGGGCTCTTGGTAGCCGCATCTTTTGGGATCATGAACGCCCAAACTGTCCACATTCCTGATGCAGCATTTAAAAGCAAACTGCTCACACATTATCCTAAAATAGACACCGATAACGATAACGAAATCAGTGTAGCAGAAGCGGAAGCCGTAATAGATAACCTGTCTTTATCTGATGGCGGTATCCAAGATTTAACAGGATTAGAAGCTTTTAAAAATATTAAAACCCTCCGAATTGAGGGCAATAGCATTACTTCTGGAACACTCAACTTACAAGCTCAAAAAGACTTGCAACAATTATATGCTGAAGATTGTAGTCTTTCCTCAATAGACATCAGCCAGAATGCAGATTTAGAGATTTTAAACTGTAACATTAACCAAATTTCAACATTAGATGTTAGCCATAATCCTAAATTGAGAATTTTGGAATGTGGAGAAAACCAACTAACGGCGTTAGATTTAAACCAAAACCCGCAGTTAACGGAATTGATGTGCTATTATAACCAAATCTCTGCCTTAGATTTATCTCAAAACAAAGATTTAACCGATATTTCAGCGTATGATAACCAAATTTCAGCATTAGACATTAGTCAAAATACAGCCTTGGTAAGGATAGACCTTGAAAACAATCAACTCACCACTTTGGACGCCAGCCAAAATGCCAACCTTCTTAAATTGATTTTAAAAAATAATCAGCTCAATAGTTTGGACATTTCTTTCGGTGATTATCAAAATTTTTCAGAATTAGACATTACTAATAATCCTGCTTTAAGTTGTGTTAAAATTACCGCTGGGCAAACGCCTCAAAGCACTTGGATGAAAGATGACTCCGCAAGTTTCAACGCAAACTGCGGCACTATGGGCGTTCAAAACCTCCATACCATTAACGAAACAGCGGTTTTCCCTAATCCTACCACAGACCTTGTAAAGGTAAAATCTACGCTAACGCCAACTTCTATCAAAGTTTATAATAGTGCTGGACATTTGGTAGCACAAAATCAAAATCAACAGAACATTAGCCTCAAAAATTTAAATCGTGGTGTGTATATTCTGCATATTACGATTAACGGCGAAAATATCATCAAAAAAGTAATTAAAAAATAAGTTTTTCTTTGGTTTTAGGTAACCTCTCCTCCACTGTCTCTATAGAGATAGCGGAGGATTTTTTTACAAACCGCCTACAAAAAAACGACATCCCCCCACAATTCCCATCAAAAAGATTAAAACAAATGCCCGATTTTCTTCGGGCTATTTCTTTGTTTTTTCATAACTTTGCGCCCATATCTACGCGTATAAAAAGATTAAAATTAAGACATCTATGTTTCCAAAAATCAACCCTTTAGAAACCCAAGCTTGGCAACAACTGGCAGAACATCTCAACCATCACGATTTTGATTTGAGAACACTTTTTAATGAAAACCCTACGCGTTTTGAGGACTTTTCAGTAAAAAAAGCCGATTTTATCTTTGATTATTCCAAAAATCTCATCAATCATCAAACCAAAACTTTACTTCTCAATTTAGCGGAAGAGTGCCAACTGCCACAAGCCATCAAGGCGATGTTTAGCGGAGAAAAAATCAACGAAACCGAAGGTAGAGCCGTTCTGCATACCGCTTTGAGGGATTTTTCGGACACCCCAATTTTAGTCGATGGCGAAGATATTAAACCTAAAATAAAGCGCGTGCAGCAACAGATGAAAACTTTTTCTGAAAAAATCATTTCTGGCGCCCATCGCGGATTTACAGGCAAAGAGATAACAGATGTGGTGAATATCGGCATTGGAGGGTCAGATTTAGGTCCCGTGATGGTTTGCTCAGCTCTAAAACACTTTAAAACCAGACTAAATGTTCATTTTGTGTCTAATGTAGATGGCAACCATTTAGCCGAAACGCTTAAAAATCTCAATCCAGAAACCACGCTTTTCATCATCGCTTCTAAAACTTTTACTACCCAAGAAACGATGACCAACGCAACCTCTGCCAAGCAATGGTTCCTAAAATGTGGAACACAGGAGGAGGTCGCCAAGCATTTTGTAGCGCTTTCTACCAATACGGAAGCTGTAAAAGCCTTCGGCATTGCTGAAGAGAACACTTTTGAGTTTTGGGATTGGGTTGGCGGTCGCTATTCGCTGTGGAGTGCTATTGGGCTGAGCATTGCGCTGGCTATCGGCTATGAGCATTTTGAGGCACTTCTCAAAGGCGCTTATGATGCAGACCTCCACTTTAAAACCGCTGATTTCTCTGAAAATATCCCTGTTTTGATGGGACTTTTAGGCATTTGGTATCGTAATTTTTACGGAGCGACGAGTTATGCTGTTTTGCCTTATTCTCAATATTTAGACCGTTTTCCTGCCTATCTTCAACAAGGCGATATGGAAAGTAACGGCAAAATGGTAGATAGAAACGGAGATTTTGTAAAATACGAAACAGGACCCATCATCTGGGGCGAACCTGGCACCAATGGGCAACACGCCTTCTATCAGCTGATTCATCAAGGCACCGAGTTAATCCCAGCCGATTTTATCGCTTATATAGAAGCCGCCAATCCGCTGGCTGATCATCAAGAAAAATTATTAGCCAACTTTTTCGCACAAACCGAAGCTTTAGCGTTTGGCAAAACCGAAGAGGAAGCCCAAGAGGAATTGAAATCCGCAGGCACTTCTACTGAAAAAATAGCCACTTTGGTGCGTTATAAAACATTTTTGGGCAACAGCCCTACCAATTCTTTCTTATTCCAAAAACTTACGCCATTCTCGTTAGGGCAGCTGATTGCGCTATATGAACACAAAATTTTTGTACAGGGCGTTATTTGGAACATTTATAGTTTTGATCAATTCGGTGTAGAGCTGGGCAAAGTGTTAGCTGGGCATATTTTAAAAGAATTAAAAGCGCAGAAAACGGTCACCGACCACGATAGCTCCACCAACGGATTGATGAATTATTTTTTACAACATCAACCCTAATTTTCCTTTACTTCTAAATAAATCTAAAAAAATGGCAAAAATATTAGACGGACTTAAAGTGTCCAAAGAAATTAAACAAGAAATTAAAAACGATGTAGACAAACTCAAATCCACTGGGAAAAGACTGCCGCACCTCTCCGCAATTTTAGTGGGCAACAATGGCGCAAGCAAAGCCTATGTGAATGCGAAAATAAAAGACTGCGCCGAGGTAGGCTTCCAATCTTCCCTCCATCGTTTCCCAAGTACCGCCTCCGAAGCCGAGGTTTTGGAGAAAATAAAAGAGCTCAATGAAGATCCTAAAGTAGACGGCTTTATCGTGCAACTACCGCTCCCTAAACAGATGGACCAAGAAAAAATCATTATGGCGATAGACCCTCACAAGGATGTTGATGGCTTCCACCCTGAGAATTTTGGGCGTATGGCATTGGAAATGGATACCTTCCTTCCTGCCACGCCTTTCGGTATCCTTACCCTTCTGGAGCGCTACCAAATAGAAACCAAAGGTAAACACTGCGTTATCATCGGAAGAAGCCGCATTGTAGGGCGCCCAATGAGCATCCTTATGGGGAGAAAAGATTTCCCTGGCAATTCTACGGTAACGCTAACGCACTCCTACACGCCTCATATTGAAGAATTTACAAAAAACGCTGATATTGTTATCACCGCCTTAGGCGATCCTTATTTCCTCAAAGGCAATATGATCAAAGAGGGCGCTGTTATTATTGATGTGGGGATTACTCGCGTAGATGACGACAGCGAAAAAGGCTATAAACTGGCTGGCGATGTTGATTTTGAAAGCTGTGCACCCAAAGCCTCTTGGATTACGCCCGTGCCAGGTGGTGTAGGTCCGATGACCAGAGCGATGCTGATGAAAAACACCTTATTAGCCTATAAACAGACCATCTATCAGTCGTAAAAAACATTTTTTCATCAAGTTAAAATAAGACTTTGTAGCCTGTGCTGCAGAGTTTTATTTTTTATATATTCTAAAACGAATACGCGGCTATATCCTAATATTTTTTCTTAATTTTGCAGCCTCATGAAAGCGCTTAAAACCCTTAATCCTTATTTTTGGAAACACAGAAAACTCTTATCTTGGGGAGTTTTCTTCATTATTGCCAGCAACTTTTTTGCGATTTTCCAAATTCAATTTGTGGGAAAAACCGTAGATGTCATCCACCAAGTTTTATCCGATCAAAACATCGTGAAGGAGGTTTTATTCCGTACTTTGCTCATCAATGGTGGAATTATTGTAGGCAGCTCCTTGCTCTCAGGATTTTTCCGTTTTATGATGCGACAGACCATCATCGTAACTTCAAGAAAAATAGAGTACGAACTCAAAAATAAGATTTTTAAACAATACGAAAAACTCTCTCTCACCCAATACAAAGCCACGACAGTAGGGGATTTACTCAACCGTTTGAGCGAAGATGTGGTTGCCATTAGGATGTATTTGGGCCCTGGGGTGATGTATGTGATCAACTTGGCTATTTTGCTCATCATCACCAGTATTTATATGCTCAAAACCGATGTGCAGATGACGCTCTGGACCTTAATTCCGCTGCCTATTCTCTCCTTCGTGATTTATAAAGTGAGCTCCATCATCAACCGAAAATCTAAAATTATGCAAAAGAGCCAATCGGCGATTTCTACTTTTGTGCAAGATAGTTTTTCGGGCATTCGTGTGGTTAAATTCTTTAACAAAGAAAAATATATTGAAAAAAATTATGGTCTTAAAGTTAAAGATTATCAAGATAAAGCCTTGGACTTAGCCAAAACAGAAGCTTATTTTTTTACCATTGTGCTCTTTGTTATCGGCTTGCTTAATGTAGCGATTTTATACATTGGAGGGCAAAAATTTATCAATAATGAAATGACCATAGGCGCTATTGCCGATTTTTTTATGTACATCAACATTCTGATTTGGCCGTTCTCTATGGTCGGTTGGGTGACCTCCGTTAATCAAAGAGCTGCCGCCTCTATGCAGCGGGTTAATGAGTTTATGGAAATGCAATCGGAAATTCTGAACACCAACCACAGCCACTATCCCATCCACGGCGATATAGAGTTCCGAAATGTGAGCTACACCTATCCCAACACGGGCATTAAGGCTTTGGATCAGTTGAGTTTTAAAATAAAAGCAGGCGAATCCCTCGCTATTATGGGGAAAACAGGAAGCGGAAAATCAACTATTGCGCTGTTGCTTTGCCGTTTAATAGACCCTGATGAGGGCAAAATCTTCATCGATGGAAAAAACCTCAAAGACCATAATATAGAGGCTTACCGTGCGGCATTGGGCTACATTCCGCAAGAAAGTTACCTTTTCTCGGATACCATTGCTCAGAATATTGGTTTTGCCGTAGATCAGCCTTCTATGGAAGAGATTATCCATTTTGCGAAAATCGCAGATATTCATAAAAATATTGTGGATTTCAAAAATCAATATGAGACAATGGTTGGCGAAAGAGGCGTGATGCTTTCTGGAGGACAAAAACAGCGGATTTGCATTGCCAGAGCTTTAATCAAAGAACCGAAAATCCTCATTTTTGATGATAGCCTCTCCGCCTTAGACACCGAAACGGAAGAAAATATCCTTGAAAATCTGCGTTTAATGCCAGAAAAAAGCACTCGGATTATCATTACCCACCGCCTATCCAGTGCAAAAAATGCCGATCATATTCTGCATTTAGAAGATTAAATAGCGCTTAGCCCTATGTTTTTTAACGCATTAGCATTAAAAATATAAATTTAGGTCTTTTTTCTTTGGTGATTTCAATATTTCTATTATATTTGTTTCCTAAGATTTCTAAAAAATAGATGAAATGAGTGATTATAAGGAAAAAAGAAATGAAAATGAGATTTTCACAAGAGTATTAAAAGCTGGAAGGAGAACTTATTTCTTTGATGTACGCGAGACCAAAGCGGGGGACTACTATCTGACCATTACCGAAAGTAAAAAGCATTTCCAAGATAATGGTGATGCCACTTTTGAGAAACACAAGATCTATCTCTATAAAGAAGATTTTAAAAATTTCGCAGAATTATTTAATGAAGCTTCGGAATTTATCATCCAAGAAAAAGGCGAAGATGTGATTTCAGAAAGACACGATAAGGATTTTAAAGGGCGTAATTTCACTTTAGACGCTAACGAAGACCTTTAAATTCCATTTAAATTTTAAAATGTTAAAGAATAAAAAAGCATCTACAAATTTGTAGATGCTTTTTTAGGGTGGATGACCGGGATCGAACCGGCGACCTTCAGGACCACAATCTGACGCTCTAACCAACTGAGCTACAACCACCGTTTTGTGGGTGCAAATATAGAATTATTTTTTATATCTACAAAATTATTGACTCAAAATTTTTGAAGGCTATTAACTTTTCCGTGGTAAACCCTTCCGCATACGCTACACCCGACAATCGCCCTAAATCTTGCGCCCTATAAGTTAGGCTTTCTAAGAAATTTTTGGTAGCAATAGGCGTTACAGGTTCTTTGGATTTTGGGTCGTAGAATTGCGTTTTATACGCCAAACACGCCTCTATTTTCTTATCCATAAACTCAGAAATATCCACCACGAAATCTGGTTCTATGGATTTCCATTGGATGTAATGGAACAGATGTTTGGGGCGCCACGCTTGTTGCGAACTCCCATCTTCAGCCTCTGTTTTTATTTTTACCAAGCCTGATAAGAAACACGCATCAGACACTAATTTTGCGGCTTTAGCGTGGTCTGGATGGCGATCATCAATGGCGTTGGCAAGTACCAAAGTAGGTTGATACTTCCGAATCATAGTCACAATACGCATTTGATATTCCTCTGAATTGGTTAAAAAACCATCTTTCATTTTGAGATTTTCTCTATGGGTAATGCCTAAAATTTTAGAGGCATTTTGAGCTTCTTCTGCTCTGGTTTCGCGGGTACCTCGGGTACCTAATTCGCCCTCCGTTAGGTCTACAACAGCAACAGATTTTCCCTCGGCAATGAGTTTGGCTAATGTACCACCGCAGCCTAATTCTACATCGTCTGGATGGGCGCCTATGGCTAAAATATCTACTTTATTCATCTCTCAATATTTTAATTTTAACAAAAAAGTCCCTTAATCATTGAAGATTAAGGGCACTTTTATTTTGGATTACAGCTTATTGATTAAGCACTTGTAATAAGTTCTGAGCATCTTTGTACTCTGGGTTGAGCTGCAATGATTTGTTAACATAATCAATGGCTTTGGCTCTGTTGGCATCTTTTTCAAGGTAAGCCACCGCAAAGTAAGCATAAGAAAGCGTTTCTTTATTTTTTTCTTGCTCTTCCGCTGGTTGCTTAGTTAAAGTATCAATAAAAGTTTGATACGATAACTTCGCCAAATCATTGTTGTTCGCTTGCTGATAAGCATAACCTTGGCTGTAATACGCTGGTGCCCAGTCTGGTAATAAGTTAATCATCTGTTGCCATGCATACGCTGCACCGTTCCAGTTTTTAGCCTCTTGGTAAGCCATCGCTAATTTGTAGAGGTTGTCCGTGTTTTTAGGGTCTGCCGCAACCGCTTTTTTAAGCGCTTCTATCTCTGGGCTGGTTGGTCCAGCTTCTGCCGCAGTCTTTAAATCACCGCCACCACTGTTGATTTTTGCCAATTCAGAATCCCAATTCATCGTTTCATCTTTTGCCGCTTTGGCAATGGCTAATTTCTCTTGTGCCATTTGCTTTAAGTTGGCTTTGGTAGCTTCATCTTGCGCTTTATACGCTTGCCCTGCATAGATTAGCCCTAAAAGCCCTTGGTCTGCAGGCTGCACTCTTGAAGTCTCTACTTTTGAGATAAATTGATCCAAGTTTTGCTTGGCTTCATCATAATTATGATCATTATAAAGAAGATATGCTTTTAATTTGAATTTGATAGGATCTTCTACTTTATCAAACACTTGATTTAAAATCTCTTCTGATTCTTTATAATTACCATTAGCGAAATAAAGTTTAGAAACCTCTAACTTGGTTACTGGATCTTCATCTGCATATTTTAAGTAGTTGAGAAGGTTAATGGCTGCCTCATCGTGTTTTTGGTATCTGATGTTATAGTTAGCCAAAGCCTTATAAGCTGGGGCATAAGTAGGATCTACAGCAATGGCTTTATTGAGGTTTTCAATGGCTAATTTCCATTGGTTAGCCGCCATCCAGAGGGTTGCCATTCTGGTAAATACAGAGGCTTTATTTCTGGCTACCGCTGCAGCATCTTCATAGGCTGACATCGCTTTACCCGCATCTTTTTTAATACGATACGCATCTCCCAACGAATAATAATAGTTGGCTGGCACCTGTCCTTTTTTCTGTGCTTTTTCTATAGCTTGAGTGATATAGTCAATCGCTAAATCTGGGGCACTGTTATCATCAAACATTGTTAATGCCTCCCCTGCTCTAAACAGCACTTCTGGGTCTTTTCCACGAGAATCATCTACGATGGCTTTAATTTCGTTGATGGCGCCTTTGTTGCCTTTTCCTAATTTAATAGATGCCAACCCGATTTTATCCAAATATGCCTTTCTATCTAACGCGATACCTTTGTCAAAGTATTCTTTAGCCTTGTCAAAATTAGGCTCATACTGGGTAAGATAGATGTTTCCTAAATAAAAATAATTCTCTGAAGATGGTGATTTTTCAATCAACTGATTAAAAACCGTCTTCGCTTTTGCATATTTATGAGCGTCAACATTCTGTAATCCTTCTTCTACTGTTTGAGCACCTGCAAGTCCAAAAAACATTGCTGCGGCAGCTCCTAATACCATTTTTTTTGTCATTATTTTATTTTTCATTTTAAGATTTTTTAATTACTAATCTATATTTAAAATACCAATATCACGCCAAAATAATACCATTTAACTTATTTTAATATCAATTGTATTTTATCTCATTTGCACTTCTCTTTTATAAAGGTTATAAGGCTGTAGCCCTTGTTTAGCCACCACAATTTGCCCTATTTGTGTACAAGAAAATCTGATAAATCCGTTGCCAACTCCAAAAAAGCCCTCGTTAGTCAAGAAATATAAAATCCTTGAAAACGGATATTGCATTGTTCTTATATTCTCCAAATCTGGGGTGTAAGCCTTTCCATTTTCTGCAATAATTGGTAAAATTTTTATCTTTTCCTTTAAAGCTTCTACATCTTTAGAAAAATTCCTACTGATGGTATTGAGGCTAATCACACCGATTTTATTCGGAAACTGGTGGAGGTTTTCTATAATATTTTCGTTGCCTCTGATTACGGAAAATTTCAATTCCGAAGGTTTTTTATTTAGCGTTTGAGCCACGAAATTTAGGTTGCTCGCATTAGCACCATCAAAAATCAAATTTTTGTCTTCAGATTGTAACATCTCTTCAATTTCCTTGATAGAGAGGTTTTGCCTTTCGGCGTTGGCAGGCACGACAAAAACCACGGCATCTCCCGCAAAATTAGCCGGCTGATAGGGCATATCTACTTTTTCTTCGTAGCGTTTTTGTTCCTTTTCGTTCAATTTTCTGGACATTACAATAACCCCCGCCCTATTCTCTAACAAATCCACCAGCGCAGAGTCTTCTTTTTTATAAACCACCTGAAGTTCTGCCTCTGGATAAAACGCCATATAGCGCTCAGTAAGGGCTTCGGTAACATTTTTAAAAGATTCATCTGCCTCTATCGTGATTTTTCCTTTCTGAGGCGTTTGGGCTTCTTCTTTTTTACAAGAAGTTAGCAAAACGGCGGTCAGAATGCTGTATAAGAATAATAATTTACGCATTGTTTTTATCTTCTTTTATTCTATAAATGGCTCTGACAATTCTAAAAATGCCATAAACAATCATCAAACTTCCTAAAGCGTAGGCTACATAATCTTCTAAGGTGATGGCAAAAAATTTATAGACCAAAACTACTACGCCCAATGCTATATAGGCTAATCCTGCAATAATAGACAAATAATTAAACATAGCAACAAATATAATAAAAAAAGAGGAGCTAAAACACTCCTCTTTTATAATTTAACAGAATTTTAAAACTTTGATCTATTCAAAATTCATTACTACTGGCATTCTAAATCTTGAACGCACTGGTTCGCCATTGATCTTAGCTGGTTTCCATTTTTTCTTAATGGATTTTATCGCTCTTTCCGCTTCTCTGTTGAATGTAGAGTTAGAACCTGTGGCTTTAACTTGGGTCAAAGAACCGTCTATCTCTACAACGAAGGTTAGATCTGTTTTTACATTCCCTTCATCACCATCCATTACAGAAGTATCAAAATTATCTTGGAAAGCTCTTCTGAATCCAGCATCACCACCTCCCGAGAATTCTGCCTCTTGGTCTACTCTTTCATAAACCTCGGTTTTACTCACTTGAGGCTTTACCTCTACGGTATTGGCTTTACCAGTAGATGGTGGCGGTGGCGGCGGTGAATAAGTCGGTTTTTTAACCCCTTCTTGATTCA from Riemerella columbina includes the following:
- a CDS encoding PstS family phosphate ABC transporter substrate-binding protein — encoded protein: MRKLLFLYSILTAVLLTSCKKEEAQTPQKGKITIEADESFKNVTEALTERYMAFYPEAELQVVYKKEDSALVDLLENRAGVIVMSRKLNEKEQKRYEEKVDMPYQPANFAGDAVVFVVPANAERQNLSIKEIEEMLQSEDKNLIFDGANASNLNFVAQTLNKKPSELKFSVIRGNENIIENLHQFPNKIGVISLNTISRNFSKDVEALKEKIKILPIIAENGKAYTPDLENIRTMQYPFSRILYFLTNEGFFGVGNGFIRFSCTQIGQIVVAKQGLQPYNLYKREVQMR
- a CDS encoding DUF308 domain-containing protein → MFNYLSIIAGLAYIALGVVVLVYKFFAITLEDYVAYALGSLMIVYGIFRIVRAIYRIKEDKNNA